The genomic segment ATCTTCGTCATCATTTCTCTTACGAGCAACTCGGACTCTGATCCTCCTAGGTGGACCTCTGATACCTTTGCTCCAAATCTGCTTGTTCAATTTCACATCTACTCTCACATCCTTAGTACCCATTGCCTTCTCGGCAAACTTCCTTATCTCCTTGATAGCATTTGGTGCCTTCTTCTTAAAGGTACTGTTTAACAACACGAATCAAGTCAATGTTCAATTTCAACTCATGATATCAGACAATTCCAACTGCTAACGAATTTTTTGAGGCAAAAGAGCAAAAAGTGAGATTGGTTTAGGAAGTTACCAGCTATGAAGGCGTCTGTGAAGGTTGATGGTGTACTCTCTGGTCACCACCTCCTCTTTCCTTCCCTTCTTCTCCGACATTTTTATATGTTCCTGCGAATATCAAAACTCAAATCAGTTTAGTTCCGATAGCTAATACTGAACCGATTAGCTCACTTTACTTGAAAAAAATGCATTGGCACGAACTTTAAAACGGATATTAagatacagagagagaagagtatACCTTCGTCTCTCTAGGAACGCCGATAATACAGAGccggtggtggcggaggagtgTGGATGCTTATATGCGGCGCTCTATAACTATACTATAGGATGAAGAACTAACCCTAGTCCATTTTATGGGCTTTTTACTTTACTAGACCTGTTTTCTTATGGCCCAATTGATAGTTTCtgaactccaaaaaaaaaaacgtttatagaatttttttcaacactggaaaatttagaattttaaacttCGTTAACCATTTAACCTTGGATGAAATGTATTGTCTTTTGACATTTCACCGCGGAGGCCAAACTAAATTCTCTGATGTCCGTACAAGAAACTCTAACAACGTATGTATCAAAGTGGgcgtttggtctagtggtatgattctcgctttgggtgcgagaggtcccgagttcgattctcggaacgcccctttctttttgtgtttagCAGTTTTGCCAAAAGACTCAAAAGTTTCTTCTTGCTATTTTTTGGTATCTTTTTATACTTTTGAAAGTTGAGAAATCCAAAAGATCACAAAAAACAACACTCTAGCATCACAATAGCTCTCAATATAAAGGTTCACACAATCACACGAGCCAAAATATCACAAATGAACAACACTCTAAGCATCACAATAGCTCAATATAATTAAAAGGTTTCACAAAGACAGTACCCAAAAGATCACAAAGAACCACACTCTAGCATCACAATAGCTCTCAATATAATCTCCTGCAAATAGTGATCCCATCGCCAAGTGCAGCATGCGAGATCTGCACACGCTGATCATCAGAGAGTTTCTTGTTCAGCTCAAGGGTTGCGTTCTTCCCTTCTCTCCTCCACTCGGGTGTGGCAGAGTCCGGTTCAGCAACTGATCCTCCCCAGAGAGTGTTGTCATACACTATTATCCCACCAACCTTGATTAGTCTCATTAGCCTCTCATGGTAGTTGCAATAATTCACCTTGTCTGCATCCACAAATGCAAAATCATATCCACCCTCATTCCCTTTCTGcatcaaaaacacaaagaccATCTCAGGTTATTACatactaattctttttttgagagaaagataaagaagtATGGAGAAGTCTTACATCGTTTAAAAGCTCGTCAAGAGCTGGAAGAGCTTCAGACTCTCTGAAATCAATTTTGTGTTCAACACCAGCTTTCTTTATAACTGGCAATCCTATTTCATACGAGTCTCTGCTCACGTCAATAGCTATAACCTGCAGAGCTCATATACCAAATCAGTTGCAGAATCGGAACAACGGAAGAGCtcatgacatatatatatgcacatacCTTTCCATCTTCTGGTAATGTAAGAGCAGTAAGGAGAAGAGAGTATCCAGTGAAAACCCCAACCTCAATAGTCTTTTTTGCATTTACCAGATTCAAGAGCATCTCCATCAACTGGCCAGCATCCGGTGCAGTAGCCATACCAGCTCGAGGGTGGTTATAAGTAATGTTCCTAAGCTCCTTGAGAGGCTCTGCCTCGCGTGGGTACACACTGGTCTCCAGTATATACTGTAACATTGCTCAAACACAGGTATCAGAGAAATGAAAAGCCAAATGAAGAAATGTGAAAAATGAATGAGTAGGGGGCACACACTTTATAGAGCTCTTCACTCTTCAGCAATCCCTTGGAATAATCTGATGCCTTTGCTTCATCCTTAGCCATTGTAAACACACAGTCTTCTTCCCAAAAACACGCTCAAGTATCTGCTCAAGGGTTAgggaataaattaataatcatgtcaTGATGACTTAAGAAATTATGCAGAGAATAAGGGTTCTTTATGATTGATTCAGGGTTTCTGAAATTGACGATCTTTATAGTTTTCAAGAAAAAGCAtataaggagagagagagagaggtgaaaGCGCAGAGGGATCTTTTATTAAGATAAGTGGATTTGATCAGATGTTATCAAATCCAATTGCTTGGTTCTTAGAACTAAACTACTTCAAAAACCAATTGATGTAGCAGACCGTTGACTTCTTAATCAAGGCTAGGTTCACTATCCAAATACTCACACAGAAAGAACAACAAGACTCACGATTCAAAAATGATAGATGAAGAAGACTTAGAGGTATagtgagtagagagagagagagagagtacccGTTTCCGATCTTCCGCTACAATTTTGAGTGATGCTTCTAACACCTTACAAGGCTTGCTTTTATACGAAATGGCAGAAAGATAAATAACAGACAAGGTTGCAATGATATAAGAACCCTGTCCTATTCTACGACAGCTATCAATATTTTGATTCTCTTCCTTTTATGTGATTAACAAAAAGGATCCGAGCATGATGTCGTTTTATACTTCTCTGGTAAGGTTGGTGAGTTGCTGATGTTTCACGAAGGAGACATCTCACCAAACGGTCCAAACCCATTTTGCACAACCAACTACACCAGAGGAATGTTTCAAAACGTCATGCTTTTGATGATCTTGTTTCTGGTTTGTTTAATGTgtgagcaagaaaaaaaaaaatgggcattcacataattttaaaactgaaaaacaaacacaaaaagcCAACATGGTTAGTCGACTGATATTATTAGAGCTACCatgagtgatgatgatgcatcagcttcaaaactttttttgtgtattaattatccagagaaaaaaagaaattaactcTGCTACTAATGTCAAGCCGTGAGATAGTTTAGGCATtcaatgattttgtttgtttatgggagggttgttttgtttcttcaaggGTAGTAGCCTGTGAAAGTGAAACCCCTTCCTACGATCTCTCCTGCACAGTACCAAGCGAAGCACTCCAGACCAAATAGTGCTGCAATTCCAGCATCTTCAACCTTCAAATCTGCCCGATTCTTCCACAAGCCCTTCACGTGATCGACTTCCTTCCAAAATGACTCTGTACGCCCAGGAATGCTGCGATCCACTTAAACAAGTCAGTCATAGCTAAAATGTAGTTCTGAATAACTAACATAACTAGAAACAATGAAAAGACTAATCTAATAAGAAAATGCACACTTTCACACTCTATAAGCAGGTAAATTTTTGGTATCTAATTAAGATGCAGCAGAGTATAGATCATAGATTGGCATGTGATGTATTCATGGTTTCAGAACTATAATGTATAGTTCCATTATCCTTTGATATCACAGCAAACCATGCCTAAACCTAATAGAGAACgagccaaaaccaaaccaaccatGGAAAATAAACTGAAAACTAAGCCAAGATATAGCTTTTACATCAGAATAACAACAACACACCAAACTCTACTCTGCTAGAAATCACACTACCACGCACATTGATTGTCCTACTtataaaacagagcaaaaggGGTAAAAAACAAACCTAGCAAGACGAGTGTAGAGAAGCTGCTTAGACAACTCATTGCATTTCTCAACAGTGGCTGGCTCCTGGATGTACATCTTGTTCTTCTCAAGCAACTGTTTGTAGTAAGTTGTGCCATGCTTAGACACAAACTTGGATGCTTCACAAGCCTTTGATTTCAGTTGTAGCAACTTGGATGCCAtatctctcaaaacaaaaacaaaactcttccCTAAACCCATAAAAAAACACGATTTTTAGATTATAATTCAAAAGAGAAGCTAATGGATACAGTCATTATTAAACCCAATTCCAAAACAAACCCTAATCATCAAAAGTGTTTAAGATCATTTATAAATACTCAGACTTTATGAATGTTTACACAATCATTCATTGTTCCACACTCAATCTAATGCTGCATGATTGTAAAGCGACACGAATGTGCAGATCTAACAGcactcaaattctcaaaacaggggaaaaagtggaaaaaaaaaaagaagagatgaagctTTAAATCAAAAGGGAAAAAGTAATTTAAAGGTCTCTCTCACCTTTGCTGATGTTTACCGGCGACGGAGATTGAAGAACTGGTGTGTCACCCGTTTACCGCAGTAGGATCGATCAACAGAgtttttggggttttgttttcttacctctctctctctctctcttgcttctttCTCCGATGATATATTGTGGGCCTTATATGGGCCTTCAGCAACCCTTAATAAAACGATGATGACACTTAAGAAGCAGGGCCAATTAAGCTAAGAAATATGGACAAGTTTGTTTCATCAGCAAtataccatttaaaaaaaaaaaaaaaaggttataattTGATGAAATTTGTAGTGAAAATTATGTGGTAGAAGCATTAcgtttattatttttgtaaatgtttAACATTGTGTGTACTTGTATGTAATTTGTGAATGCTACTGAGCGACTCTGGCTACGGTCAGGATTACCGGATATtcctaatattttcttttacaccaaataaatatgaaataattaaacaatatataacacTAACATCGTATTTGAGCTGACGTGAGGTCTCAAACATATAAATATCCCAAATGGTATATTATTTGCCACTCCAAAAAAAATACGAGTAATCAGACGACCATGcgtataatatttttaataaattcaagaaaatataaaataatactgTAATACTACAAGCAGTATATGTACAAAGTGAGTAACAACAGTATATCTCTCACCCAACATcataatatatcttcattaaACACGctaatcaaatattattaatcagTCATTGGATCGCATTTTTGCTTAATGATTAGCTAGCTATTATGTACTTGCATAATTAATCTGACTAGATTGTCATCAAATAATACTTTGGACCacttatatatttatcttctttcttcgtcttATTAAAATCATCTGAATAGAAATAATCGTATGCAATAATACACATGACAATATAatgtaaacaaaatttacaaattacaatctAAAGTTTATTTATAGCCAacttgtctttctttctttttctgccGTCTATAACTCGAACACGTACACATACAGATTATAATTAAGTTGTGATACGACGACTCGACGAGGATGCTAGTTACTACGAACCACAAGTATTTCTAATCAGAAAATTAAGTTACTAATTAAGTGATGAGAAATATACAGTAACATTCTATACTAGTTGTactaaagaaaaatttaccaaatttttttcgGTAGAAATGATATTATCACTTCTCCATACTTTTAACATAGTTGTGGATGATACAAATTCTCGAACtagcatttaaataataaagaatTGTTCCCCATTCAAATCTGGTAACTAAAAGTACTGATACACACACTTTTAACCTAACCACATTTGGGTCCATATATACGCAATacgtacatacatatataaagtACGTGTAAAATGTGTATTCCTTTTTAACAATTAAGATTTATAGGTTTCGGGTTGGTGTAAAGATAAGTCCATAAATATAATTGCGAAGCAGCTCGTAATACGACACTTAGACGAGACCAATGTAGTGGTAAAATTAATGACGACGTTGATTATTAGTTCACACGGGGGACGTGGCCAATGATTTTTTAGGCTCCAGCCTGTCATCGTGATCCGCGTGTGAGGTAGGGACTGATCTGACGGCTAAGATTCTTCCAGCTGGTCACTTTGACCTTTGACCTTTTAAAGTAGTACTATTGAGTTGCAAAATCCTAACGACCACGACACACGTGTGGATGCGAGTTTGGAATCGGTAGGATCGATTTCTAAAATGTActatcataattcataaagGTAGAATAAACATTTTTCATTCTATAGGCTTATCAAAAacatttgtaaattagaatacCAAATATAAATTAACGCAAAAGAGAAATGGCCTCACAAATTCTGAAAAGAGATCGTgggtttgattgtttttttttttttttttttttttttttttNNNNNNNNNNNNNNNNNNNNNNNNNNNNNNNNNNNNNNNNNNNNNNNNNNNNNNNNNNNNNNNNNNNNNNNNNNNNNNNNNNNNNNNNNNNNNNNNNNNNNNNNNNNNNNNNNNNNNNNNNNNNNNNNNNNNNNNNNNNNNNNNNNNNNNNNNNNNNNNNNNNNNNNNNNNNNNNNNNNNNNNNNNNNNNNNNNNNNNNNNNNNNNNNNNNNNNNNNNNNNNNNNNNNNNNNNNNNNNNNNNNNNNNNNNNNNNNNNNNNNNNNNNNNNNNNNNNNNNNNNNNNNNNNNNNNNNNNNNNNNNNNNNNNNNNNNNNNNNNNNNNNNNNNNNNNNNNNNNNNNNNNNNNNNNNNNNNNNNNNNNNNNNNNNNNNNNNNNNNNNttttttttttttttttttttgtcattttcgtGGGTATAGATCAGAATCAGCATTGGACATGACTAAAACGATCCTATATGTTACGTACTCTATAAACTTacattgcatatatataattatatgttgttgcatgttgttgttgacaaacataaaaataaaatatgaaaataaattgtcTCGCCAAAATTTTCTTATAGGGGAAGTTTGATAAGTCAATCCTCGCACTTGTCACACACGTTTTGGTTCCATTTGTCACAAGTTTACAATTATAAATACTGAAACTTTTGAccaaatatcataaatatatgtacATTATGATATACACGAAGTCAAAAGTATTAAAAGGGGTAACAAGTAGGTAGTAACAAGGGGATCGGAAGGTAAAGTTAATTTGACCCACAATTTCGAGTATAAGAAATTTTAGTATTAGACACGTAGATAGAGACATGAGTATGTATAAAGTCAAGTGTATTACAAAGACATGACGAAACATGCAGATTGAGGAGACTAACTTTTAAGTCATAACGAAACATGCAAATTGAAGAGACTAAGTGTCAAATCGGTGATTAATTTAAAAAGGATTATGCATGCAAAGTCCACTAGTCTTAAATTCTTAAACATTTCTTTGACGCTTTCGACACTCATTTTAATAAGCTTAATTAAGAAGGTTTTCTTTTAGAATGACTAGTCAAATCAAATACTTCTCCTAATTAGCTGTAAGTGGAAGtattataacattaatataatatataccttGTATAAGTCAAAGTATgtaaatatatgtttgttatttctGCATGACATAACGAAAATGATTAATCATAAGTTCATAACATAAACGCTATATAGTAAATGTAATATAGGTCAAagtatatacacatacatatgGAAAATTTGGTGCAGTATAAAACATCTATTAATCGTAAATTTAGAGTTTCACTTATGTATGTATGATTTATCTAAagcaattttcaattttgaatcaAAATGATTGTTTTAGTTTTCGCTAGGTGCATGATGTAAGAAATGCATGCCTATATTTCTGTTGCATGCAACCTCTATACTATATAGCTTACCAATACCATgcctttttcttattttttgtgtgCAACAAAGCTACAATTCCCTGTCATTAAATTTATAGATGAACTCATTCGGAATACACTAATGTAATTTACACactttttggaaaatataaGTATGTGTGTAAATAAATACATGTAACAACAATTTGCATTATTATATTCCTTTAATAGAGACCAATGTCTTTGCACTTatatcatttgtttttattCGACCAAGTGGTATACGACCTCGTCTTGGCCAAGAAATTAAATAACTCGGGGACGTTAGCTAGGAAAAAACCAActatttagatatttatttcATGAAAATAATAAACTGGCAAATCCCATATTTAAGCTTATAAGTCGTTGTGTTTAAGAAAACTATACATCTTTTCTGGTCAAAACCACTACTAGTTCTCATTTCAACGtcgaaattcaaatttatgagcATATATATTGCACTTCTTTAgagttattttgttttagatatcATCACCATTCATGCGATTAGTGAAATCTTCTATGTGAGAGACTTGGGAGATTATCACTATACTGATGGCTTAAACCTGTGGTTCTCTACTCGCGCAATTTTGTGTTTCttaaaactctctcttttgatttttctttcaagGTGTAAAAAACATGATGGCATTCTTTGTATAAACGTTTTTGGTTGAATACAATTTTAtgttcattttttaaaaaaaaattgtgagtCTAGAATATTTCTTATTAATTAGCTTCATCTAGTCGAAAATAGCCAGAGTTCCgctgacataaaaaaaaaattcgttatcaaaagacaaaactatatatatgttatgatgTTACCTTACAAATAGttgtactaattttttttttgttataaatcttcatatatatgtaagatacTTTACTTGGTAGCTACGTAAAAAATTAGTtcgatctcaccaaaaaccgtGTGAAATAATATTAAGATTTAAGAGAATAAAAGGAACACATTTCTTGTTAGAGTTGTACAGTGACCAAGTCAAAAAGATCCGACCATATAAAAACACTAACTTCTGTAGAAATTACATCAACAATGACATGAACATATTGAAATAATCTTATCTAAACCCATTTGCTGGATACAAGTATACATCAACAAATTTTCACTTCAATTCGACAAGAAAAAAAGTCAACAAATATTACATACAGATCAGTGACcttaaaaaaaggaagaagcaaaTTTGTGGCTAGCTACTGTCTTATCAacagatatatcatatatgg from the Camelina sativa cultivar DH55 chromosome 12, Cs, whole genome shotgun sequence genome contains:
- the LOC104730788 gene encoding uncharacterized protein LOC104730788; its protein translation is MASKLLQLKSKACEASKFVSKHGTTYYKQLLEKNKMYIQEPATVEKCNELSKQLLYTRLASIPGRTESFWKEVDHVKGLWKNRADLKVEDAGIAALFGLECFAWYCAGEIVGRGFTFTGYYP
- the LOC104730787 gene encoding probable caffeoyl-CoA O-methyltransferase At4g26220, whose product is MAKDEAKASDYSKGLLKSEELYKYILETSVYPREAEPLKELRNITYNHPRAGMATAPDAGQLMEMLLNLVNAKKTIEVGVFTGYSLLLTALTLPEDGKVIAIDVSRDSYEIGLPVIKKAGVEHKIDFRESEALPALDELLNDKGNEGGYDFAFVDADKVNYCNYHERLMRLIKVGGIIVYDNTLWGGSVAEPDSATPEWRREGKNATLELNKKLSDDQRVQISHAALGDGITICRRLY
- the LOC104730786 gene encoding 60S ribosomal protein L31-3-like, with protein sequence MSEKKGRKEEVVTREYTINLHRRLHSCTFKKKAPNAIKEIRKFAEKAMGTKDVRVDVKLNKQIWSKGIRGPPRRIRVRVARKRNDDEDAKEEFFSLVTVAEIPAEGLSGLGTKVIEEED